Within the Fusarium keratoplasticum isolate Fu6.1 chromosome 1, whole genome shotgun sequence genome, the region CTTGTGTCTGGGATCGCATCAAAGGTGAGCCGCCTCTGATGGCATGAATAGAGGCGGTACAGCAAGAGTAAGCATATTGAACATTTCCCAGGATACTCCTTGCTGACAAGAAGCTTGTTTAGTTTCTCTTCTCACTGAAATAGCCCAGAGCCTCATGTCATTGAGAGATTTTCACCCGAGGTCGAGGTATGCTAATCCATCAAAGTGGACTCGCCGGCACAACTGAGACAGGGATATCCCCTCCTTGTCAATTACAAGCCTCGAGTTGCACCCAAGTCAATGTTTGTTAACAACTCGGCCTGTGATGTTTGCTGATCAACATGCATAGCCACCTTCTCTCTTGGGTAGAGTCGTCAAAACATCTGAAACAACACCGATTTCCCTGAAATTTACCCAACGACAACCACCTCGCAATGGATATTACATCGGAGCCCTTGGAATGTTGGTCGAGATGCCTCTAAACCGCGGCCCCTCCCGGGGGTTTTCTACGGCTCCCCGCAGTGCGGATGGCATGGGTTGGATgtcaacaagcccaaggttgTATTACCATGGGGCATGAGGCTTTTCCCGGAACAAAACCCTTCTTTATACGGTCGCCGTCCCTCGCCTCTAATTTCCTCTGCGGCATCCTCTCGCATCCCATGCCATGAAGTTCTCACTCGCCTCCATCTGCTCGACTGGCCTCCTCTGCGCCGGTCTCGTCTCTGCGCAGGCCAAGGGCTCCGTGTACGATGGCGAGGTCGCCGAGGACATCAATGGATCCAATTACACCTATCCATGGCCGGTGAAGCTCTTCAAGTTTACCAGCCAGCTGCAGAAGCTTGAGATGGCCTTTATGGATATTTCGCCTGAATGCGACCCCAATGGCAAGAcggctcttctcctccatggcAAGAACTTCTGCGGTCCTACGTGGGAGGGAACCATTCGGGCTCTGAGCCGCGAGGGATACCGCGTTGTGGCTCCCGACCAGGTGGGCTTCTGCAAGAGCTCCAAGCCTTCATCGTACCAGTTCAGCCTTCACCAGTTTGCGTGGAACACCCGCGGGCTCTTGGATGCCCTCGAGGTTGATAATGTCACCGTCATTGGACATTCCCTTGGAGGCATGCTCGCAGCTCGATACAGCCTCCAGTATCCCGAGTCAGTGGACAAGACAGTCATGGTCAACGCCGTCGGCATGGAGGATTACGTCCAAAAGGGGGTTCCCTACGTCAGCATCGACACCACATACACCTCTGAGAACGCCTCGAGCTACCAGTCCATCCGGGGATACGAGCAGGCGACGTACTACATGGGCGAGTGGAAAGACGACTACGACAAGTGGGTGAGGATGCTGGTCAACATCTACTACGGTACCGAGCGCGACAACTACGTCAAGAACCAGGCACAGATCGTCGACATGGTCCTCACGCAGCCCATCGCGCACCAGTTCAAGGACATCAAGACGAAGACTCTCATCATGGTTGGCACCAACGACACCACAGCCATCGGTGCGCAATGGGCGCCGAAGGAGGTTGCGGCGAAGCTTGGTCACTTTGATGTCCTGGGCAAGGAGGTTTCGAGCCTCATTCCGGATGGACATCTGGTCGAGTTTCCTGGACTTGGTCATGCGCCGCAGATTTCCCATCCGTCGCTTTTTCATAAAAAGTTGGTTGCGTGGTTGTCTGAATGAGTGATTCACAGTCGTGGATTGTTGAATTGTGCCAGCCTGTTGGATAATTGGGAATAGTACATATTAATTCCATGTCAATTCTGCCAGACATCATTCGCCTCTTTAGCCCTTCTCGTGTCATGCTCTTGTGATCAGAACCAAGTCATGTCCATTGCTCacttcttcatctttcaTATCCAGAGCAGTTGTCGCCGTTTGGATGTGCTCGTTTGTTAAGAAAGGGCGGTAGTTCATGCAAGCCAATCTCATAGTAAACGCACGAATCCTATTGCTTTGTTAGGCATTTTTTTATTAGCAAAAGGTTTGTTGTTCCGTTTCGTTTCTAAATGCCCTCGACCATTGCTAACGCCATAGTCAAGTGCGTGCCAGCCTCCATGAGAGCTGGCAATGAGTCGCATAACTTGGGAAGGAGCAGAATTAGCTCAACGACAAACAAACACTTGATCGTTCGTTCAATTGTCCAAGATTTTGCCTTTTTCAGCACTTCGAATGGTCATGTCCGGTTATAAGATCTCTCGTGATCGCCTCACTGGACTTTTCATCTTCAACCCGAACAACAAACTGGGAACAGCTTC harbors:
- a CDS encoding AB hydrolase-1 domain-containing protein, whose amino-acid sequence is MKFSLASICSTGLLCAGLVSAQAKGSVYDGEVAEDINGSNYTYPWPVKLFKFTSQLQKLEMAFMDISPECDPNGKTALLLHGKNFCGPTWEGTIRALSREGYRVVAPDQVGFCKSSKPSSYQFSLHQFAWNTRGLLDALEVDNVTVIGHSLGGMLAARYSLQYPESVDKTVMVNAVGMEDYVQKGVPYVSIDTTYTSENASSYQSIRGYEQATYYMGEWKDDYDKWVRMLVNIYYGTERDNYVKNQAQIVDMVLTQPIAHQFKDIKTKTLIMVGTNDTTAIGAQWAPKEVAAKLGHFDVLGKEVSSLIPDGHLVEFPGLGHAPQISHPSLFHKKLVAWLSE